The Natranaeroarchaeum aerophilus DNA segment ACGGCATCCGTGGACTCCACGGCGTCACACTCCTCCCGACTGACCCGTACGCCACTGCCGGAACGCTGGAAACGCTCGGATTCGAGTTCGTCGGGCAGGAGACCGATCGGATCCGCTATCGCGCCGCGGGGGACCGGGCGACCGTGATCGATATCCTCGACCGGGACGTTCCGTTCGGCCGCGAGGGTGCAGGGACGATCCATCACGTCGCCGTACGTGTGGAGTCCGAGGCACAGCTATACGAGTGGCGCGAACTGTTCGCCGACCGGGACTACACCGTCTCACGCGTCAAAGATCGGCACTTCTTTCGCTCGCTGTACGTCCGCGGTCCCGGCGGAATCCTGTTCGAGCTCGCGACCGAAACGCCCGGCGTGACCGCGGGCGAAGATCCTGACTCACTCGGTGAGTCGCTGTTCCTCCCGGACTGGTTCGAGGAGGATCGTGAGTTGATCGAAAGCCAGCTGCCCGAACTAACACTTCCGGACAAACGAGAGACATGACGCCGGATCTGCCCCTGGATGGCCAGAATGACCCTCCCGCCGATCACTCGGATAAAT contains these protein-coding regions:
- a CDS encoding VOC family protein, whose translation is MLSDTPGIHHVTGLVGDAQESLDFYVDVLGLRSVKRTVNFEDILQYHLYFGDEHGTPGSVFTVFPDPHGDPGRVGVPQIRSVGFAIPEDAVGYWRERLVEHDVETTTRFDETAVRCTDPHGTEIELVTASSSIAPWDGGSVPSEHGIRGLHGVTLLPTDPYATAGTLETLGFEFVGQETDRIRYRAAGDRATVIDILDRDVPFGREGAGTIHHVAVRVESEAQLYEWRELFADRDYTVSRVKDRHFFRSLYVRGPGGILFELATETPGVTAGEDPDSLGESLFLPDWFEEDRELIESQLPELTLPDKRET